From Actinosynnema mirum DSM 43827, a single genomic window includes:
- a CDS encoding glycosyltransferase, with protein MSRFLFVAPPLVGHVNPLTGVARELVARGHRVAWAGHGELLGALVREPVFPCAVPEDAPVERPAGLTGPSAFQFLWRDFFVPLADAMAPGVAAAVDAFEPDVVVSDQHAVAGALVAERRGVPCVGSASTSAELVDPLASMPKVAAWVDALLAALRERHGNPLARNDPRYPEHGVLAFTTAALAGPVDRPGLHLVGPALGEPRPGVEFPWAELDGRPVVLVSLGTANTGVGGRFLRAAAEAFADRPGVRAVVVDPGGELGPVPDNVLVRHRVPQLELLPRCAAVVCHSGHNTVCEALWHGVPLVLAPIRDDQPLVAAQVVDAGAGLRLRFARAGAEAIGKAVDAVLDPAGGHRDAARAIGDSFRAAGGAGAAADHLIAVAR; from the coding sequence GTGAGCCGGTTCCTGTTCGTCGCGCCACCGCTGGTCGGGCACGTCAACCCGCTCACCGGGGTGGCGCGCGAGCTGGTGGCGCGCGGGCACCGGGTGGCCTGGGCCGGGCACGGCGAGCTGCTCGGCGCGCTCGTGCGGGAACCGGTGTTCCCCTGCGCGGTTCCCGAGGACGCCCCGGTGGAGCGACCGGCCGGGCTGACCGGGCCGTCGGCGTTCCAGTTCCTGTGGCGGGACTTCTTCGTGCCGCTGGCCGACGCGATGGCGCCCGGCGTGGCCGCCGCCGTCGACGCCTTCGAGCCGGACGTGGTGGTGTCCGACCAGCACGCGGTCGCCGGGGCGCTGGTGGCCGAGCGGCGCGGGGTGCCGTGCGTCGGGTCGGCCTCCACGTCGGCGGAGCTGGTGGACCCGCTGGCGTCCATGCCGAAGGTCGCCGCCTGGGTCGACGCGCTGCTCGCCGCGCTGCGCGAGCGGCACGGGAACCCGCTGGCGCGCAACGATCCCCGCTACCCGGAGCACGGCGTGCTGGCGTTCACCACGGCCGCGCTCGCCGGGCCCGTGGACCGGCCGGGGCTGCACCTGGTCGGGCCCGCGCTCGGGGAGCCGAGGCCGGGGGTGGAGTTCCCGTGGGCGGAGCTGGACGGGCGGCCGGTGGTGCTGGTCAGCCTCGGCACCGCCAACACCGGCGTGGGCGGGCGGTTCCTGCGCGCGGCGGCCGAGGCGTTCGCGGACCGACCGGGGGTGCGCGCGGTGGTCGTCGACCCCGGCGGCGAGCTGGGGCCGGTGCCCGACAACGTCCTGGTGCGGCACCGGGTCCCGCAGCTGGAGCTGCTCCCGCGCTGCGCGGCGGTGGTGTGCCACTCGGGGCACAACACGGTGTGCGAGGCGCTGTGGCACGGGGTCCCGCTGGTGCTCGCGCCCATCCGCGACGACCAGCCCCTCGTCGCCGCGCAGGTGGTCGACGCCGGGGCCGGGCTGCGGCTGCGGTTCGCCCGCGCGGGCGCCGAGGCCATCGGCAAGGCCGTCGACGCCGTGCTCGACCCGGCGGGCGGGCACCGGGACGCGGCCCGCGCCATCGGGGACAGCTTCCGCGCGGCCGGTGGCGCGGGCGCCGCCGCCGACCACCTGATCGCGGTCGCCCGCTGA
- a CDS encoding acyl carrier protein — protein MSSGTTTGRAADADTVLADISGMLRVVLGDYGLEDAEITRDSTFHGDLEMESIDLVTLSAALREHYGDRVNFAEFVADLELDEIIALTVGRLVDHVVAALREAP, from the coding sequence ATGAGCAGCGGGACGACGACCGGGCGCGCCGCCGACGCGGACACCGTGCTGGCCGACATCAGCGGGATGCTCCGCGTGGTGCTGGGCGACTACGGCCTGGAGGACGCGGAGATCACCCGCGACTCGACCTTCCACGGCGACCTGGAGATGGAGAGCATCGACCTCGTCACGCTGTCCGCCGCGCTGCGCGAGCACTACGGCGACCGGGTCAACTTCGCCGAGTTCGTCGCGGACCTGGAGCTGGACGAGATCATCGCGCTGACCGTGGGCAGGCTGGTCGACCACGTCGTGGCCGCGCTGCGGGAGGCGCCGTGA
- a CDS encoding ABC transporter ATP-binding protein encodes MTAPTPGALRVLLAYARPHRGVLLASLALVLVASATGLAQPLVARDVLSGLGGDGGVLGPVLLLAALVVVGALLTGLQSWWQQRTAERVVREVRRDLVHRLIRLRVPELDRRPPGDLAARVTADSTLLQNAATEGLVMVANGLITALGAVVIMGVLHAGLLAVTLGVLLTVALLLLVVLPRIRAAVARAQSSVGAIGAALDRVLGAARTVKANGAEARETERANAAVESAYLAGLRGARHVAVVKVLTGVAVQGAFLAVLGVGGALVAAGGLTAPDLIAFLLYVFSLAAPLAALVGGLSALQQGLGAVGRIHEVAAMPVEDDVDLPVPETTRTAPPSVEFRDVGFAHPGRAQALRGVSFTADPGARTALVGPSGAGKSTSFALLQRFVEPDSGTILLDGVDITTIPRAHLRATIAHVEQDAPVLAGTLRENLLYAEPNATDAEVDRVLRVTMLKSFVDDLERGLDTEVGTRGVALSGGERQRLAIARALLRRPGVLLLDEATAQLDARNETALREAVDRAALGCTVILIAHRLSTVTDAERIVVLEQGRVRASGTHAELVRGDDLYRELATTQLLAGEAGASGRADAPGEAMPAR; translated from the coding sequence ATGACCGCCCCCACCCCCGGCGCGCTGCGCGTGCTGCTGGCCTACGCCCGCCCGCACCGGGGCGTCCTGCTCGCCAGCCTCGCCCTGGTCCTCGTCGCCAGCGCCACCGGTCTCGCCCAACCCCTGGTGGCCCGCGACGTCCTGTCCGGTCTCGGCGGCGACGGCGGGGTGCTCGGCCCGGTGCTGCTGCTGGCCGCGCTGGTCGTGGTCGGCGCGCTGCTCACCGGCCTCCAGTCCTGGTGGCAGCAGCGCACCGCCGAGCGCGTCGTGCGCGAGGTCCGCCGCGACCTGGTGCACCGGCTGATCCGGTTGCGCGTCCCCGAGCTCGACCGCCGCCCGCCCGGCGACCTCGCCGCCCGCGTCACCGCCGACAGCACCCTGCTGCAGAACGCCGCCACCGAGGGCCTGGTCATGGTCGCCAACGGCCTGATCACCGCGCTCGGCGCCGTCGTGATCATGGGCGTGCTGCACGCCGGTCTGCTCGCGGTCACCCTGGGCGTGCTGCTGACCGTCGCGCTGCTGCTCCTCGTGGTCCTGCCGCGAATCCGGGCCGCCGTCGCCCGCGCGCAGTCGTCCGTCGGCGCGATCGGCGCGGCCCTGGACCGGGTGCTGGGCGCGGCCCGCACGGTCAAGGCCAACGGCGCCGAGGCCAGGGAGACCGAGCGCGCCAACGCCGCCGTGGAGAGCGCTTACCTGGCCGGGTTGCGCGGGGCCAGGCACGTCGCGGTGGTGAAGGTGCTGACCGGGGTGGCCGTGCAGGGCGCGTTCCTCGCGGTCCTCGGCGTCGGCGGCGCGCTCGTCGCCGCCGGCGGGCTCACCGCGCCGGACCTGATCGCGTTCCTGCTCTACGTCTTCTCGCTGGCCGCGCCGCTCGCCGCGCTCGTCGGCGGGCTCAGCGCGCTCCAGCAGGGACTCGGCGCGGTCGGCCGCATCCACGAGGTCGCCGCCATGCCGGTGGAGGACGACGTCGACCTGCCGGTGCCCGAGACCACCCGGACCGCGCCGCCCTCGGTGGAGTTCCGGGACGTCGGGTTCGCCCATCCAGGCCGCGCCCAGGCCCTGCGCGGAGTCTCGTTCACCGCGGACCCCGGCGCCCGCACCGCGCTCGTCGGACCGTCCGGCGCGGGCAAGTCCACCTCGTTCGCGCTGCTCCAGCGGTTCGTCGAGCCGGACTCGGGCACGATCCTGCTGGACGGCGTCGACATCACCACCATCCCCAGGGCGCACCTGCGCGCCACGATCGCCCACGTCGAGCAGGACGCGCCCGTGCTCGCCGGGACCCTGCGCGAGAACCTGCTCTACGCCGAGCCGAACGCCACCGACGCCGAGGTCGACCGGGTACTGCGGGTCACCATGCTGAAGTCCTTCGTGGACGACCTGGAGCGCGGCCTGGACACCGAGGTCGGCACGCGCGGCGTCGCGCTGTCCGGCGGCGAGCGGCAGCGCCTGGCCATCGCCCGCGCCCTGCTGCGCCGCCCCGGCGTGCTCCTGCTGGACGAGGCCACCGCCCAGCTCGACGCCCGCAACGAGACCGCCCTGCGCGAGGCCGTCGACCGGGCCGCGCTGGGCTGCACGGTCATCCTGATCGCGCACCGGCTGTCCACGGTCACCGACGCGGAGCGGATCGTGGTGCTGGAGCAGGGGAGGGTCAGGGCCAGCGGGACGCACGCCGAGCTGGTGCGAGGGGACGACCTCTACCGCGAACTGGCCACGACCCAGCTCCTCGCGGGGGAAGCGGGGGCGTCCGGACGGGCGGACGCCCCCGGTGAGGCTATGCCAGCGCGGTGA
- a CDS encoding alpha/beta fold hydrolase has protein sequence MSRLATGDVTTHVQLLPAAGGDPGAPVVVFVHGLLTDSLASYYFTLGPAFAAAGVDVVMYDLRGHGRSDRPATGYRLEDFTDDFVGLLDALGERRPVHVVGNSFGGTIACALAAWHPELVAGITMLESEPPTRAWTGHIAEGLADAHDKLRHPEAIAWIEANHGGHTARLSKGANKILQSTTLAADVPRSRVIGGLEEIGRPMLAVFGDESGLAAQVPELRARGFRTEVLAEQGHSVLIERPHEVRELVLDWVLSLHDAGGELPVTATAPAASGIAG, from the coding sequence GTGAGCAGGCTCGCCACCGGGGACGTCACCACGCACGTCCAGCTGCTCCCCGCCGCCGGGGGCGATCCCGGCGCGCCGGTCGTGGTGTTCGTGCACGGGCTGCTCACCGACAGCCTCGCCAGCTACTACTTCACCCTCGGCCCGGCGTTCGCGGCGGCGGGCGTGGACGTGGTGATGTACGACCTGCGCGGGCACGGCCGCAGCGACCGGCCCGCCACCGGCTACCGCCTGGAGGACTTCACCGACGACTTCGTCGGGCTGCTCGACGCGCTCGGCGAGCGCAGGCCCGTGCACGTGGTGGGCAACTCCTTCGGTGGCACCATCGCCTGCGCCCTCGCGGCCTGGCACCCGGAGCTGGTCGCGGGCATCACCATGCTGGAGTCCGAGCCGCCCACCCGCGCCTGGACCGGGCACATCGCCGAGGGCCTCGCCGACGCGCACGACAAGCTGCGCCACCCCGAGGCCATCGCGTGGATCGAGGCCAACCACGGCGGGCACACCGCCCGGTTGTCCAAGGGGGCCAACAAGATCCTGCAGTCCACGACGCTGGCCGCCGACGTGCCGCGCAGCCGGGTCATCGGCGGGCTGGAGGAGATCGGCAGGCCGATGCTCGCGGTGTTCGGCGACGAGTCCGGGCTGGCCGCGCAGGTCCCCGAGCTGCGGGCGCGCGGGTTCCGCACCGAGGTGCTGGCCGAGCAGGGCCACTCGGTGCTGATCGAGCGCCCGCACGAGGTGCGCGAGCTGGTGCTGGACTGGGTGCTGAGCCTGCACGACGCGGGCGGGGAGCTGCCCGTCACGGCCACGGCCCCGGCTGCTTCCGGGATCGCCGGGTGA
- a CDS encoding SGNH/GDSL hydrolase family protein, which yields MRAPRALIPVLLALLASTLLAAPANAAAGKYVALGDSYTTGPGTRTYDNPNDPCRRGPLSYPRLWAAANPGTAFVEAACSGAETTEVLANQVPLLTPDTTLVSVQVGGNDIGFTDVLVTCILTLDDRDCVNRVEQAKQIASTTMSANLTRLYAAVRAAAPSAKVVVVGYPRLYTIGGNCGIFGLSDTERASLNSAADTLATVISARAAEAGFTFLDARPVFNAHTLCSTGTKWVTSLEWDKINESYHPNPAGHRDGYLPALRQAFAGVTALA from the coding sequence ATGCGCGCACCTCGGGCCCTGATCCCCGTTCTGCTGGCGCTGCTGGCGAGCACGCTGCTCGCCGCACCCGCCAACGCCGCCGCGGGCAAGTACGTCGCGCTCGGCGACTCGTACACCACCGGTCCCGGCACACGCACCTACGACAACCCCAACGACCCCTGCCGCCGTGGCCCGCTGTCCTACCCCCGGCTGTGGGCGGCGGCCAACCCCGGCACCGCGTTCGTGGAGGCCGCCTGCTCCGGCGCGGAGACCACGGAGGTGCTGGCGAACCAGGTGCCGCTGCTGACCCCCGACACCACGCTGGTGAGCGTGCAGGTGGGCGGCAACGACATCGGGTTCACCGACGTGCTGGTGACCTGCATCCTCACCCTGGACGACCGGGACTGCGTGAACCGGGTCGAGCAGGCCAAGCAGATCGCGAGCACGACCATGTCGGCGAACCTGACCCGGCTGTACGCGGCGGTGCGCGCGGCGGCGCCGTCGGCGAAGGTCGTGGTGGTCGGCTACCCGAGGCTGTACACGATCGGCGGCAACTGCGGGATCTTCGGGCTCAGCGACACCGAGCGCGCGTCGCTGAACTCGGCCGCCGACACGCTCGCGACGGTGATCTCGGCGCGGGCGGCGGAGGCCGGGTTCACGTTCCTGGACGCGCGGCCGGTGTTCAACGCGCACACCCTGTGCTCCACCGGGACGAAGTGGGTGACCAGCCTGGAGTGGGACAAGATCAACGAGTCCTACCACCCGAACCCGGCCGGCCACCGCGACGGCTACCTGCCCGCGCTGCGGCAGGCGTTCGCCGGGGTCACCGCGCTGGCATAG
- a CDS encoding type I polyketide synthase yields the protein MTGVTEVAITGMAVLLPGAPDLDSYWRNIVGGVDAITEVPPDRWDPGFYDPAAHGTRRADRVYCRRGGFVDAAVDAAGFGVMPRSVPGTEPDQLIALQVAADAIADAGGESALPADRRRVGVVLGRGGYLTPGLVRLDQRVRTATQLVTTLRELVPELDEARLERVRASFTEQLGPEAPEAAIGLVPNLAASRVANRLDLRGPAYTVDAACASSLVAVDHAVRELATGRCDVVLAGGVHHCHDITLWSVFSQLGALSPSQRVRPFHRDADGVLIGEGTGVVVLKRLADAERDGDRVYAVISGTGVASDGRSASLLNPAQEGQARAVRQAWDAAGLDPRAPGAIGLLEAHGTGTPAGDGAELATLAEVFGPADGPRAVLGSVKSMIGHTMPAAGVAGLVKAALALHHKVLPPTLHCDDPHPALEATRFAPIGRARAWEGDGVRRAGVNAFGFGGINAHVVLQEPLRANGRTGPVEVVEPTRVLRLAARTPAELLALLDNPVSLAETERTHLPCRVGIVDPTDRKLALARRAVAKGAPWRGRSDIWFTPTPLGGRTAFLFPGLEAEFTPEVADVAARFGLPWRDTGARVGDVGGHGAAVFQVGRLLDAALRRVGVRPDAVAGHSVGEWTAMAVGGIHSAEEVDAFLDGFDPASLQVPGVVFAVLGASADEVVPLLAGHPDVVLSHDNAPSQSMVCGPEAEVEAVVAVMRGRGVISRVLPFRSGFHTPMLEPYLGPIRDGAARFTLHPPRVPVWSATTASPFPAEPDEVRALFVRHLLEPVRFRPLVRAMHDAGFRAFVQLGAGQLGSLVADGLSADEHLVVSAHGGLAQLRRVVTALWAHGADPDVTPLLDVRPPANPSAARSLPARSLSANGVPERRRTPVKLDLGGALVSLPLEQRAPLVPAAPARGLDLGDGPLAAELTALLRETADAAARITRAGGTAAPQRFPAAPPQVTPPPADVPTSIRFDLATMPHLIDHCFFRQREGWPDDADRWPVVPATTVITHLMELAERAAPGKRAVAVHDVRLLQWIVAEPATEVAVRVEPLSPNRIRVVLEGCSQAEVELADQHPAAPEPWPLDRPERVPDLTAERFYGDRWMFHGPRFQGVTDLIAVGERHVRGTIAPLTAPGALLDNVGQVFGYWVMTELPERTTVFPVRMRHIAFHGPRPDGPLHCHVRITEVTPTGVTADAELSADGRVWARFTGWADRRFDTDPGIRLVDRWPGRHTLSTVDGNLALVHERWPDLATRELVMRNVLGGAERADYTAQPPHRRRHWLLGRIAAKDAARTVLWREGDGEVYPAELAVRNDDAGRPLVRGVHGFDPRGVAVSLAHAGEVGVALAGRGELGVDVEVVEERPRGTENAACDEAELALLAGLPGERAHWFTRFWAAKEAVGKALGTGLGGRPRAFRVVAATEDAARVEVDGRAFAVRLRDTANPPGLPERRYVVAWTGDRA from the coding sequence GTGACCGGCGTGACCGAGGTGGCCATCACCGGCATGGCCGTGCTGCTGCCCGGCGCGCCGGACCTGGACTCCTACTGGCGCAACATCGTCGGCGGCGTGGACGCCATCACCGAGGTGCCGCCGGACCGCTGGGACCCCGGCTTCTACGACCCGGCCGCGCACGGCACCCGCCGCGCCGACCGCGTCTACTGCCGCAGGGGCGGGTTCGTGGACGCCGCCGTGGACGCGGCCGGGTTCGGCGTCATGCCGCGCTCGGTGCCCGGCACCGAACCCGACCAGCTGATCGCGCTCCAGGTCGCCGCCGACGCCATCGCCGACGCGGGCGGCGAGTCCGCGCTGCCCGCCGACCGGCGGCGCGTCGGCGTGGTGCTGGGCAGGGGCGGCTACCTCACGCCCGGCCTGGTGCGGCTGGACCAGCGGGTGCGCACCGCCACCCAGCTCGTCACCACGCTGCGCGAGCTGGTGCCGGAGCTGGACGAGGCCCGCCTGGAGCGGGTGCGGGCGTCGTTCACCGAGCAGCTCGGCCCCGAGGCCCCCGAGGCCGCGATCGGGCTCGTGCCGAACCTGGCCGCGTCCCGCGTGGCCAACCGGCTCGACCTGCGCGGCCCCGCCTACACCGTCGACGCCGCCTGCGCCTCGTCGCTGGTGGCCGTGGACCACGCGGTGCGCGAGCTGGCCACCGGCCGCTGCGACGTGGTCCTGGCGGGCGGGGTGCACCACTGCCACGACATCACGCTGTGGAGCGTGTTCAGCCAGCTCGGCGCGCTCTCGCCCAGCCAGCGGGTGCGGCCGTTCCACCGCGACGCGGACGGCGTGCTGATCGGCGAGGGCACCGGCGTGGTCGTGCTCAAGCGCCTCGCGGACGCCGAGCGCGACGGCGACCGGGTGTACGCGGTCATCTCCGGGACGGGCGTGGCCAGCGACGGCCGCTCCGCGAGCCTGCTCAACCCCGCGCAGGAGGGCCAGGCGCGGGCCGTGCGGCAGGCCTGGGACGCCGCGGGGCTCGACCCGCGCGCGCCCGGCGCCATCGGGCTCCTCGAAGCGCACGGCACCGGCACGCCCGCCGGTGACGGCGCGGAGCTGGCGACCCTGGCCGAGGTGTTCGGCCCGGCGGACGGGCCGCGCGCGGTGCTCGGCTCGGTCAAGTCCATGATCGGCCACACCATGCCCGCGGCGGGCGTCGCCGGGCTGGTCAAGGCCGCGCTCGCCCTGCACCACAAGGTGCTGCCGCCCACCCTGCACTGCGACGACCCGCACCCGGCGCTGGAGGCCACCAGGTTCGCGCCGATCGGCCGGGCCAGGGCGTGGGAGGGCGACGGGGTGCGGCGGGCCGGGGTCAACGCCTTCGGGTTCGGCGGCATCAACGCGCACGTCGTGCTCCAGGAACCCCTGCGCGCCAACGGGAGGACCGGCCCGGTGGAGGTCGTGGAACCGACCCGCGTGCTGCGGCTGGCCGCCCGCACCCCGGCGGAACTCCTGGCACTGCTGGACAACCCGGTTTCGCTGGCCGAGACCGAGCGCACCCACCTGCCCTGCCGCGTCGGCATCGTCGACCCCACCGACCGCAAGCTCGCGCTCGCCCGCCGCGCCGTCGCCAAGGGCGCGCCGTGGCGCGGGCGCAGCGACATCTGGTTCACCCCGACCCCGCTCGGCGGGCGCACCGCGTTCCTGTTCCCCGGACTGGAGGCCGAGTTCACCCCCGAGGTGGCCGACGTCGCCGCCCGCTTCGGCCTGCCCTGGCGCGACACCGGGGCCCGCGTCGGCGACGTCGGCGGCCACGGGGCCGCCGTGTTCCAGGTCGGCAGGCTGCTCGACGCGGCCCTGCGCCGGGTGGGCGTGCGACCGGACGCCGTCGCCGGGCACAGCGTGGGGGAGTGGACCGCCATGGCGGTCGGCGGCATCCACTCCGCCGAGGAGGTCGACGCGTTCCTCGACGGCTTCGACCCCGCCTCGCTCCAGGTGCCCGGCGTGGTGTTCGCGGTGCTCGGCGCCTCGGCCGACGAGGTCGTGCCGCTGCTGGCCGGGCACCCGGACGTCGTGCTGTCCCACGACAACGCGCCCAGCCAGTCCATGGTGTGCGGACCGGAGGCCGAGGTGGAGGCCGTGGTCGCGGTGATGCGCGGCCGTGGCGTGATCAGCCGGGTGCTGCCGTTCCGCTCCGGCTTCCACACGCCCATGCTGGAGCCCTACCTCGGCCCGATCCGGGACGGCGCGGCGCGGTTCACCCTGCACCCGCCGCGCGTGCCGGTCTGGTCCGCCACGACCGCGTCCCCGTTCCCCGCCGAACCGGACGAGGTGCGCGCGCTGTTCGTGCGGCACCTGCTGGAGCCCGTGCGGTTCCGGCCGCTGGTGCGGGCCATGCACGACGCGGGGTTCCGCGCGTTCGTGCAGCTCGGCGCGGGGCAGTTGGGGTCGCTGGTCGCGGACGGGCTCTCCGCCGACGAGCACCTCGTGGTGTCCGCGCACGGCGGGCTGGCCCAGCTGCGGCGGGTGGTGACCGCGCTGTGGGCGCACGGCGCGGACCCGGACGTGACGCCGTTGCTGGACGTGAGGCCGCCCGCGAACCCGTCGGCCGCCAGGTCGTTGCCCGCCAGGTCGTTGTCCGCCAACGGGGTTCCGGAGCGGCGGCGGACCCCGGTGAAGCTCGACCTCGGCGGCGCGCTGGTGTCCCTGCCGCTGGAGCAGCGCGCCCCGCTCGTGCCCGCCGCCCCGGCGCGCGGGCTCGACCTCGGCGACGGCCCGCTGGCGGCCGAGCTGACCGCGCTGCTGCGCGAGACCGCCGACGCCGCCGCGCGGATCACCCGCGCGGGCGGAACCGCAGCGCCCCAGCGGTTCCCGGCCGCGCCACCGCAGGTCACGCCACCGCCTGCCGACGTCCCGACCTCGATCAGGTTCGACCTCGCCACCATGCCCCACCTGATCGACCACTGCTTCTTCCGCCAGCGCGAGGGCTGGCCCGACGACGCCGACCGCTGGCCCGTCGTCCCCGCCACCACCGTGATCACCCACCTGATGGAGCTGGCCGAGCGCGCCGCGCCCGGCAAGCGCGCCGTGGCCGTGCACGACGTCCGGCTCCTGCAGTGGATCGTCGCCGAACCGGCCACCGAGGTCGCCGTCCGGGTGGAACCGTTGTCCCCCAACCGGATCAGGGTCGTCCTCGAAGGCTGCTCGCAGGCCGAGGTCGAGCTGGCCGACCAGCACCCCGCCGCGCCCGAGCCGTGGCCGCTGGACCGGCCCGAGCGCGTCCCCGACCTCACCGCCGAGCGCTTCTACGGCGACCGCTGGATGTTCCACGGCCCCCGCTTCCAGGGCGTCACCGACCTGATCGCGGTGGGCGAGCGGCACGTGCGCGGCACGATCGCCCCGCTGACCGCCCCCGGCGCGCTGCTCGACAACGTCGGCCAGGTCTTCGGCTACTGGGTGATGACCGAGCTGCCCGAGCGCACCACCGTGTTCCCGGTGCGGATGCGGCACATCGCCTTCCACGGCCCGCGCCCGGACGGCCCGCTGCACTGCCACGTCCGCATCACCGAGGTCACCCCGACCGGGGTCACCGCCGACGCCGAGCTGTCGGCGGACGGCCGGGTGTGGGCGCGCTTCACCGGCTGGGCCGACCGCCGCTTCGACACCGACCCCGGCATCCGCCTGGTCGACCGCTGGCCCGGCAGGCACACGCTGTCCACGGTGGACGGGAACCTCGCCCTCGTGCACGAGCGCTGGCCCGACCTCGCCACCCGCGAGCTGGTCATGCGCAACGTCCTCGGCGGCGCCGAGCGCGCCGACTACACCGCCCAGCCGCCGCACCGCCGCAGGCACTGGCTCCTCGGCCGCATCGCCGCCAAGGACGCCGCCCGCACCGTGCTCTGGCGCGAGGGCGACGGCGAGGTCTACCCCGCCGAGCTCGCCGTGCGCAACGACGACGCCGGACGCCCGCTGGTGCGCGGCGTCCACGGGTTCGACCCGCGCGGCGTCGCCGTGTCCCTCGCCCACGCGGGCGAGGTCGGCGTGGCGCTGGCCGGGCGCGGCGAGCTGGGCGTGGACGTCGAGGTGGTCGAGGAACGGCCGCGCGGCACCGAGAACGCGGCCTGCGACGAGGCCGAACTCGCGCTGCTCGCCGGGCTCCCCGGCGAGCGCGCGCACTGGTTCACCAGGTTCTGGGCGGCAAAGGAAGCCGTCGGGAAGGCGCTGGGCACCGGGCTGGGCGGGAGGCCGCGCGCCTTCCGGGTGGTCGCCGCGACCGAGGACGCCGCGCGCGTCGAGGTCGACGGCCGCGCGTTCGCCGTGCGGCTGCGCGACACCGCCAACCCGCCGGGACTGCCCGAACGCCGGTACGTGGTCGCATGGACGGGAGACAGGGCATGA